The DNA region gcttatatccaaagcaacatacatatgaattcacacataTGAATTTGcggttttggggttcagtatcttgcccaaggatagttcagcatgtggactgctgaggccagggatcaaaccaccaacctcctgattggcagatgaCTGCTCGACCTCCTGAGTCACAGCTGCCTCATACCGTAATACTACTACATACTCCATACCTAATAACCTACCTAATTTACCtatggaatgttccaaacaggtgttttttgatCATTTcgcaactttcccagtcttgtttgaaatgtgttgcatcaaattcagaataagcatttaaaaaaatcatgaggtaaaacagtaaatgtactgtctttgttctgttttcagtgaaatacaacagggattagcaaattatcatattctgttttatttattttttttacacagcatcccaacttttttggacttGAGGTTGTACAAAAGAACTCAATTCAATAAGTATTAGAATCAACACTCCAAACCCCAAAGAAAACATAACATTAGTCagcaattttatttatttatttatttttattatttttttttaggatgacgtttttctttctatcccaccctttgtatatttgttgtgtttaacttgcatgcacttgttgtcttttactattctatccacttgattggtgctgctgtgaaattggaatttccccttgcgggacgaataaaggaatattgaattgaattgaataatttttttaaaacaagtaTATGCACATTGATCCAGGATCAGTAGGCAAGGGACAAGATTTTGATATGGAAAGTGCTCTGGTTGCCGTTTGTAGTCCAAGTAGTTTTAACGCGATcaacgttctttgtgacctagtgaacttgtagttttttataagctgtggccaccaTAGACATATACACGTAGACGCCACATTGAGCGCTGGAGTCGTACGTCAACGTCGCCGCCGTATTGAATGTGGCAAGAGTGACCAGAGAAGATGCCGCATTCTTGTGCAGCGTGGAACTGTACCAACTGGTTTACACTCGAAACTCGTTCGCAAGGGATTACCTTCCACAGgtaagaatgaaataaaaaactttTGATTGTATGTGGCCATTATAACATAACTTTACGTACAAAATATGCTGACTTTGTGGCTATAACATGAAGTCCCGCATAGAAATACTATACTATACGTGCCTCCGAACAACAAAGTCTTTCCTGACTAAAGTGGCCCTACGCTGATTGTTGTTAGTTGGTTAACTTTTCATATACTCTGTAGGTTTCCCAAAAATAAAGAGCTCAGAAAGAAGTGGGAAACAGCTGTCAGGCGGGATGGGTTTTCTGCTAGTCAGTCATCCGTGCTTTGCAGTGAACTCTTCAGACCAGAGGGTTTTGACAGGACAGGTCAAACAGTCAGGATCAGAGACGgagcttttccttctgtcttcagtttCCCATCTCATCTCCACAGGATAGGTGTATAGGCTGTAAGGATTCGATCATTCAGTGCTATGCTAACAATGTTTTCCCTTTCTGAAATGTGAAGGAGTCAGTGATGTATTTAGTTTTACACTGTGAGACCATTTCTATATTTCATCCTTCACTTTAACACTTGGCTACCAGGACGTCTCAGACCTCAAAGAAGGCACAGGAGACCTTGTCACCGTACTGTTCCCAGCTTGTCCAGGAGACCAAACCCCTGCCTGTGCCCAGCGTTGTGAGTAATAAGTGCTAGCTAtgcttcaaacagctgcaagcTGGTTATATTCAACTTCTTGTCACTCCCCTGTGCCCTTACAACACCTACtactctctgtcactctttcagacagacacacatacacatatgcacatacattgAAACATGGCAGTATTGAATCTGCAATtgaaccttcacacacacacaaacatgtgtgcaaacacacacacacggacatgcTGCTGGCAGTACAATTGAGCAGAGCTAAAACTAAGAATGAAGGAACGTGGAATGTGGACCATTGGACAGCACATTGTACTAGTAAAGATGTTACGGACTGTCACTGAGTGATGTAATGATGTACCATTTTCATCCTTGTTTGTAGTAGGACCACTCCTATGCTCTGCCTTCATCATATGATGATCTGAGAGCCAGACTCAGGGAAGCTGTGAATAGGGTGGAGAGgctggaaaaagagaggaggaatgcaAACTGCTTTTGAgtcttctccagcagcagaagaaacagaagagctTCCATCCCCTTTTGTGAACATTCATGCCTTAGTGTGCGACTGTAACTACCTACCTATCCACTTCGGTGGTCTTGTGGATAATGCATTAGTGTGCATTTCAGGGTTTGTTGTGAGCCAAATTCTGAAAAAGTTCATCAATGCCACCCCTGTACAGATGTATGTATaggtatatgtatgtatatatgttcagCAATCattgaatatgaaaatgattaatcaaaatcagtgaaatgtaaatgttagtgCTCTTTATTCAGAAAACCCACAGGTCACATTTAAAATTCAGGATCTGGTTATTATAAACAgatgtttaatatttcaatatttatcaTCACAATAACAGTGTTGCATACATTGATAGCTGTAACAACTTAAAAAACATACCCTGGTTTGGTACTTTTGTActctaaagaaaaaaaggtcGAAAAGAATCCTATAAGATCTCTTGAGTATGTATAATCAAGGTTTAAGGTCCATAATAGTTATTTAATACCTCTATGGTGTTCTATGGTACTGCTACCATCCCTGTACAATACTTCAAGGCTATAATTTGTTTCCTCCCGAGTGTTCCTGTGGTACAATCTTATATTGCTATAGTAAAATGTCGCAAAATACTATAAGATTATAACCACtatcacatcacattaaaagTTAGATGTGATGTTTTTGATGTCTATTTGTTTCCCAaatatattagtgtgtgtgtgaatgggtgaatacaGGGCATCACGTTAAATCAGTTTGTAGAAAGGCGCTTTATGAAGTTCGGTCCATTTCCTTGCATTAGTTTACGAAGCAGATCTGCCACATCCAATATGGCGGACACGCTGGCGTATGCAACAATGGCCCAACCAGCTCAATGCGGCGTCTATGTGTATATGTCTAtggtggccactgctagtaacgttacaaaaactacaggatctgattgtaaactggaaacaaaacaataggcacgccccacgcatgttttggtctttcctgctcgctagctgtgaaagtgtaggcggatgtcaagtgtgaaacgccgaaatggatgcgaacaagattctgaatagaaagtttagtttcaaaaagttgccagatgggtcgattgacaagaccaaagtttggacataGGCAgatggataccgcaactaaaaacaagcttactgcagccatagccaagtaatgttcattctttctggagagaaataagaggctgggttgataagcctctggtgaataaatagaagagcatcatagtctgactgcttgtatgttcagaggaaacttaagaaaggaaagtttaagccatggtttaactgcactataggctgaatcctagtttacaatgatgtacactttgtgactttattttgtatcaccctgtttttaccccttagaaa from Chaetodon trifascialis isolate fChaTrf1 chromosome 22, fChaTrf1.hap1, whole genome shotgun sequence includes:
- the LOC139350921 gene encoding THAP domain-containing protein 2-like, which codes for MPHSCAAWNCTNWFTLETRSQGITFHRFPKNKELRKKWETAVRRDGFSASQSSVLCSELFRPEGFDRTGQTVRIRDGAFPSVFSFPSHLHRKHLATRTSQTSKKAQETLSPYCSQLVQETKPLPVPSVDHSYALPSSYDDLRARLREAVNRVERLEKERRNANCF